A region of the Leptospira ryugenii genome:
ACTGTCCTGCTTGGAAAGGTGGTAGATTTTGATTGTTTTTTTGGGAAAAAATCAAAGTACTTGTGGAAGGTGTTTCATAGCGGATTTCTTTTAAAACAAGTTGTAATCTCTTTGGATGCAATTTTTCAACTGTCTTTTTGACATTCCCTTTTTGAGAAGAAAAGTCTTGGCCTGTTTTTTCCAATGATTCTTTTTCAAGTAATGCATCTTTATATCCTATAACTTCATTTAATACTCGATCTTGTTTTTCTAATTCAATGGACATATTGTACCTCGTTTACTTTTGGTCAGAGCAATTATTTTTCTATTTTGCTTTTGAAATCAGAATTCTTCTGTTTTGAAGATTTTAGGATCTTCCTAGCAGTATAGTAGCCATTCAGGTATGTTGGTTGGAAACCACCCATGCTTGTCCAACTACTTGCAGAGTAGAGACCCTCGATGGCATCTAAAGACTCTCGCATTAAACTTCCATCTTGGACAGATTGACGAAATCCATAAATAGCTCCACCTGGAGTGTTCAAATATCGCATCATTGTTAAAGGAGTGGCAACCTCAGCTTTTTCAATGTGTTTGCGAATTTTTGGATAAGCATGTTCTATTAAGGAAATCAATTTGTCGCCAAATTCATATTTTGTGGCAATATAATCTTCTGCAGGAATATGTTTCCAAGCTTCGCCATACTGTAGAGCAACTAAAGTGACAACCGTTTTGCCTTTTGGAGCTAACTCTTCATCGATAAAATTATAGCAAGTTACCATTCCCCAATCGGGAGCATCTAAGGTATACATGCGGTCTTCTGTTACGTTTAGATCGGAGACAGACATGACAAAGGTCGATGCCGTTGTAAAACCTATTTCTTCTGGGGAAGCATCCAGACCTAAATATAGACAAACAGCCGATACACCCATTCTCCGAGACTTAAAGTCTTTTAAGACTGATTCCGGCACTTTCTCTTGGAGTAATTCATGGTAAGTGATCAATGGACTTGCGTTAGACACCACAAAATCGCATTCTACCACTTCGCCTGTTTCTAGTTGAACCGAGTGGACCCTTTGGTCTTTGGTAAATATTTTCTCTGCAGCGCAATTGAATTTCACTTCTCCACCTGCTTCCAAAAAGGAGTTGAGCAATGCATTGGACAGCATTTGAGACCCACCTTTTATATGCCAAGGTTTGTATTTGCAATAGAAGTATAACATACCTATAAATTCAGAGAAAACCAATTGAGATGTAGGGATTCCCACATAACTCCAGTATGGCGTAATAACATTGATCAATTTTTCATCTTTAAAATATTCAGCCAAAACCTCTCTCGTTGGCCTAAGTCCGTATTTTTTGAAATTTGGACATTTTGACTCAAGTTTGGAAGGGTCATTCGACAGTCGAACTCTTGGTAAAACATAATAGTACTCTTGTATCAAAGCCTCACTCATTGATAAAAAAGCTTCGATAGAATGCGCTTCTTCAGGATAGAGTTTGATCAGATGAGTTCTTAATTCATCCCAATCAGCGGGCAGGGTTTCATCTACATAACCGGGAATAATCACTCGGTATAAAGACTCATCTTGGACAAGTTCGATCTTATCCAATACTCCAAGCTCCTTAAAAATGCTACGCATGATAAAAGGTTCTGATTCTGTGCCAACTCCACTCAATTGGTGTAAAGCAACCTCAAATTCAAAATCTCCTCTTACAAAGGAGGTAGCACATCCACCGGGTATGTTATGGCGCTCTAAAAGTAAGGTTTTTTTGCCTTCTTTTTGAAGCCGAGTAGCCGCCATCAAACCTGCATTCCCTGCCCCAATCACTACACTGTCATACTTTTCCATGGGAACCTCTTTCTCACTTAGACACAATCAATCTTTACAATGTAAAGATAGCAAGACCAATTTTAATCTCTTTTCGTAAAAAATATCGATTTTAGATTTCCATAGAATCGGGGGGAAATATTCTGAATTTGAAATTGAGGAGTTTTAGGGGCAAAATCCCAATTCATCTATCTGCTTCATGACACAAAAGCGAACCAAAATCACAAAGGAAGACTCGAGCTATCACCACGGAGAGTTAAAAAAAGCCCTCGTGATTGCAGCAAGAAAGATCCTTAAAAAGCAAGGATTGGATGCACTCTCTTTGCGAAGTCTTGCACGAGAACTAGGTGTCAGCCAAATGGCACCCTATGCACACTTCAAAGATAAACAAGCATTGGTCCAAGCCATAGCTTCCTCTGGTTATGAAGA
Encoded here:
- a CDS encoding phytoene desaturase family protein, encoding MEKYDSVVIGAGNAGLMAATRLQKEGKKTLLLERHNIPGGCATSFVRGDFEFEVALHQLSGVGTESEPFIMRSIFKELGVLDKIELVQDESLYRVIIPGYVDETLPADWDELRTHLIKLYPEEAHSIEAFLSMSEALIQEYYYVLPRVRLSNDPSKLESKCPNFKKYGLRPTREVLAEYFKDEKLINVITPYWSYVGIPTSQLVFSEFIGMLYFYCKYKPWHIKGGSQMLSNALLNSFLEAGGEVKFNCAAEKIFTKDQRVHSVQLETGEVVECDFVVSNASPLITYHELLQEKVPESVLKDFKSRRMGVSAVCLYLGLDASPEEIGFTTASTFVMSVSDLNVTEDRMYTLDAPDWGMVTCYNFIDEELAPKGKTVVTLVALQYGEAWKHIPAEDYIATKYEFGDKLISLIEHAYPKIRKHIEKAEVATPLTMMRYLNTPGGAIYGFRQSVQDGSLMRESLDAIEGLYSASSWTSMGGFQPTYLNGYYTARKILKSSKQKNSDFKSKIEK